The DNA sequence AGTGGTTACTCTGCAGGGCCCTTTGGCATTTTACAAAGGCTTCCTGCCAAACTTTGCAAGACTGGGATCCTGGAATGTGATTATGTTCTTGACATTAGAGCAGGTAAATGAAAATGAACCCCCatgccctctctctctctctctctctccatcagATTTTCAGCAGAGTGGAAGTATTTGAGCATGTTAAATCCAATATTAACACAATGTTTGTTGATCTTGTCAGGTTCAAAAGATGTTTGTGAGGAAACCGGCAAGCTGAAGATAGAGGTTTTGTGGGTCAGGTGGCGTACAATGGCGCACACAGTTTTTCTTCTATAGATAAGGGGAAAAAAATTCACACCTTCCCCTGAAGAATTGGGGAACAAGGACAAATCTGACACTTCAATTGCGAGAATAAATCACAGCGGGCGGTTGCATGATCCCTGAACGATTAAATTCACAACTAGCAAACAGATGTGAGTAAACAATATGTGGTGAATGTTGGAACTTGAACTGATGTAGTTCAATGGGGCGGCCTGTTAATGATGAGCATCTGTTGCATGTTTCGAATCGATTTAATGATTTGTTTTTTCTTACTTGTACTGAAATGTTTTGATCGGTATGACGATCAATGTGTGTGTAGAGTAATCCAGGTGATAAATGGTCTGCAGTGCTTGATTGTTATGTGATATCATGAGAACGAATGATAGTGGATTCATTGATCGTGTGGGAGCAGATGTTATTGTACTTAGGCAAATAAACATAATGCAACTGTTTTTACTGAAGAAGCAAAGCAGCTGCTGCTATGGTGCTACACACACGTTCCTGACAAGGAGAAGCAGCCAGAATTTCAGATGTTGCTCCTGATCTTCATCTTGCCGAAGAGCGAGTGCCTCCCCTCGGCGACGACCTGCCCCGTGGCGGCGTTGGCGACGAGGACGTGCGTGCCGGAGTAGGCGCCCTTGTGGCCGAGCGCCCTGGCGGTGATGCGGAGGGCGTCcccgggcgcggcggcggcgaggttgACGAAGTTGACGGACATGTCGACGGAGACCTTGAGGTGGTGGCCGTCGGACACGGAGGCGGCGGAGCCGATCTCGTCCACCAGGGCCACCACGGCGCCGGGGGCTATGTGAttgtcgccggcggtgaggcgtGCGGGGACCGTGAAGGAGCAGAGGATGTGGCCCGGGAGGATGCTCTCGACGCGGATCCCCTGCAGAGCGAACCCCTCGAAGAAGCTGGGGCTGGGGCTGGGCTCCCCCCGCGCGGcggtagcagcagcagctcgtCGGTTCAGCGCGTCCACCAGCGCGCCATCCTCATCGCGCACCCTTACCTGCAGCAACGCCTCCTTTATCAGGTCATCAGAATCAGAAGCCGCCATCTTTGCCTATCCTTTCCTTTCTTCCCCTTGGTTGGGATTGGAATCccctaataataataaatataaaaaactaaaaaaaatgggGGTGGGGAGGTGCCGGAGCAGGACAAGGGAGAAGAAGGGATGAGGGCATCAAGAGTATGATGATCGATATGACGTTTTTGCCCCCGCCGTTATGTCAGTCACTATTCCTGTTTCTCCTCGCTTGGGGTCCGTCTGAGTCGGTATCGGAATCGGATTCAgaggagccgccgccgccgccgcccatggCTGGCGCTCCTGTCGCTGCCTGCTCTGATCCAAATTATCCCCAAGCAAACAGAGACAAGTAAgggacccaatggaactacaacAAGAACAAGAATCAGCAGGGGAGCACCAGGAAGGAGGTGAGGAACAGCTCGCCCAAGATCTGCTCCACGCCTTCCAGCGAATCCTCCACGACGACCCCCTCATGTATGCTTCTTTCCTAGCCACTTTTCTTCGTCCATTTCTTGATTCCAGTTCCCAAACCAGGGTATGATAGATCGATACTTTCGCAGTGATGAAGTGGGGTTCTTGCACCCAACACAGTTCTGCTCATTACAAGTAGAAGATGACGATTCCAATTCCCAACATCCGGAGCCTCACCATACAAGGTACTTGTGGTGCAGAGACCACAAGCTCGCCATCTCCGCCGAGATCCTGCCCAGGCTCTACCGCGCTGCCCGGGATGCCTACTGCAACGCAAGAGTTGCCCCGCTGTCGCCTACTCATCTCTTGAGGCACACCAAGGCACTACTCATACTTTGTCCTGACCTACTTACCGCATGGAACTCCAGGTATGCCCATGCTGTCAGCTATCACTCACAGTATGTATGCCTAACTAAGCGTTCCATTGATGAGTACTGCAACCTCCATGCACCGAGAGAAGAAATTCCATCTCCAAATAGCAGTCTCTTCTTTCCTGCAGGAAGATGGTGCTATCAGCAGAGTATGGTTTCACAAAGCTCAAGGATGAGCTGCAATTGTGTGCCTTGATCCTTTCCTACTCGCCAAAGAACGAGAGCACATGGAGCCATAGGTACACCCGGTGACTCCTGCGTGCTGGTTTCtttttataataataaaataaaacagCATGGAGTTTAAAGTTAACTGTCTGCCACAGGAGGTGGGTGATAAAACAAGTTGCAGAGCAACATCAAGATATGTCGGAGATTATAGAGAATGAATCAATACTAGTCAAAGAGATAGCAGAGGTTATAATTCACAAATACTTGCTTATTCAAGCTGCTAACAATGTCAACTTGACTGAGCTCATCATACTACATTCATTCCATATTGTTTTTAACGTAGCTTGTAATTAAATTTCTCCTATACGAAGAAGGTCCATACAATACGCAGAAAAATAATTTTACGCCTTTTGCAGAAATCGAAAATGAACTACCGTGCGTGGAGGCATCGATGCTGGCTTATTCCTTACATGACACGGAAACAGGTGAAGATAAATGATTCAGACTCATTGACAATTCCTTGTCCCTGATTCTTAATCTTGTAACCGGGTTTCCTAGCTACAGAATATCTGCTTGTCATTTACCGTGCTGAACATTTGAATTCTGTTTCCTGAAGGTGCTGGATGAACTGAAGAAGTCAACAAGATGGAGTGAGCTACATGTTGCTGACAATTGCTTCTTTCACTACCGAAGGGTTAGTAGGTTCCCTATGTTTACAGTTGGTACTACATCATTCCTTGAAGCAGATTATATCTGATTTGATTATTCATATTGACCTGTAGCATCTTTTTAAAGCCTATACAATATGTTTGCAGACCAGAGCTTTTCAATGCACACCACGATTTATACTTTATGTTGTTTTGGACTTCCATTTGTTGACACATTCCAATGGCATAGCACACATCCTGTTTGCCAACCAGTCTGACTGACAGCATGTGTATTTACCGGCCTTCTTGTTGCATCCTTGCAGTCCCTTCTTCTTGAGCTACTAGAAAGTCGCCTGGGGAATGGAGAGGATTCCCTTAGTTGGGAGTCAGAAACTTACCTTCTATGGAAGGTATCGATGTATTCGATCAAAAGCTAATTACCTTTTTCCTACAGTTATTTGTAATCACTTCAGGCATCATATCCTCTCTTTCCATTATGAATATGATACAAAGCAGAAGACAAAGGATCCATGAATCATTGTGTTTTACAACATTGGTTTCCTTTATCCTATGGTTAGTTGATACCCACCCATCTTGGTGCAAACTAAAATTGAAGTGTATATTATCTGACAGGAGGAGCTGAGGTGGGATGAGATGCTGATCAGACACTACCAAGGGAGAGAGGTTTGAAAATTAGCCTGCTGCTGTTCTTCCCACTTGTGATTCTGGTTGGTGGAGTGCATGTTTGCTTATGCTATGCGGGGATGTATTGGTGCAGTCATTGTGGAACCATCGCCGGTTCCTTTCACACTGGTGGATACAGCGCTTGCTCACTGTTGAAGAAACCTGCCTCTCAACGATGTCCCAGGTGGATCTATTTGTGACCCAGGAGATAAACCTGCTGTCAGAGTGCTTGAATGACCCTGAGGATGAGTTTGATGAGTCACGTGTTCAAGCAGAGCTTTCAGCACTCTACATCCTCTGGATATCAAAGGCAACCACTACCCGTTTTACCCAGTTTGCTTAATTGCTTAGTGCTGGTAGTTTGCTAGGATAGATTCTTTTGCTCTCAAGTGAAGGATTCAGTTTAGTTTTGACTGGGAAACTATTCGTTGGATGCAGCAAGTCCCGGCATTGAAAGGGAAGCTGGAAGAGAGGctgcatcccatttccatgggGAGGCTGCAGGACGTGATGGAAAGAGCCTGCAGGCCGGAGAAGAGGCGGTTGTGGATGAATCTGCTGGGCTTGGTTGATCAATCCCGCTGACAGAGATGGCCCCCTTTCTTTGTTGAGTTTGAGGGTGTGAGCTTCGATTGCAGCTGTAATGTAAAAGAAACAGGTGGTTGGTTCAGTTTCACACGTGGCATGGAGACAAGTGTTTGCTTCAGGTCCTGCGTTATTGTAAAAACAAACTTCTATTCCTCTCTTAATTGAAAtgcagagctcctgccattgTGTGTgcgttttttttataaaaaaaacaaattactgtACACCCAATGCACAAATAGGATGTGTGTGTTTAGTTGGGActtgggaacaatgttggtTGTTTACCCCTATCATTTTGCTGCATCTATGTATGTCCCTGAATGATCCTGGCCTGACAGCGTGCTCGAATTCAATagacaagaacaagcaagaaagaaagaaagaaagaaagaaagaaaggccTGTACGTGATAAATAAGTTGCTAGTAGTGCTAATAAGTCGTTTATAGTCCCCACCCACCTGGAAGTAACAAGCTAAGGCCCTGTGTGTATGTAACTGGCTAACAGCTAGAGAGTATAGTACAGTACAGTATAACCCAACACATACAAGGAGGGACTAGCAGTTCAGTTCCCCACTAGCTAGCTATGGCCCACCTTGTCAGCCAGAAGAAACTACGTACATCGGACGATCAATGAGTGATGCCGAAGGACACATCGAATTTGATGGATGGATCAACagagcagcggcagcagcagctagAGTCCAAGCGTGCTCCTCCTAGTCCTGGCCTTAGCAGGCATCGAGCTGAATTCATGTTTGGAATTGGAAGAGGAGCGCCTGGGGATGTTGGGCGGCCGGCTGCCGCTGCTCaactgctgctggtggtggtggtattGCATTCCCACTCCCACTACCATCTGCGGCGGATCAAGTTCATGATGATGCCCCGATCTCGAGTAAGAAGAAGACCTCGTGGTGCTCAGGTTCCTCTCCAGCAGGACCTCGTCCCTCCTCGTCCTGAAGCCGCCATTGGCGGCATCACGCATGTCCAGACCAGAGATGCTCCTCCTCCCACTCAAATTCCCGTTCCCGATCCCAGTGCCGCTGAAGGAGCTTCTCGCGCTTATGCTGCTGTTGCACCGGAGCATCTGCCCGTTGTACCCCCTTGCCCGGAGCTCCGGCCATGGGTACTCGTactgtcctcctcctcctcctcctgctgctgccgccgccgctgcctctgCAGAGTacttcctgctgctgctgctgctgctgctgctcttctTGCTTATGAGGCCCCAGATGCTCCACCCCTTGATCCCCTTCTTGTTAGGCTTGTTGCTTGCCGGCGGCACGCCATTGCTAACGCCATCCCGGTCCCGGAACGGGAACCCCGATCCAAAGCTCCCGGAGAAGTCGTCGGCGCGGAGATTGTTGGGcccctgctgctcctcctcctcgtcttcCCTGCTGCAGTACTGATGATGGACAAGCACgctctgatgatgatgatggtggtgggccTCATGGTAGTGGTACAGCCTTTCTGCGGCGATTCC is a window from the Sorghum bicolor cultivar BTx623 chromosome 5, Sorghum_bicolor_NCBIv3, whole genome shotgun sequence genome containing:
- the LOC8079947 gene encoding uncharacterized protein LOC8079947 yields the protein MAASDSDDLIKEALLQVRVRDEDGALVDALNRRAAAATAARGEPSPSPSFFEGFALQGIRVESILPGHILCSFTVPARLTAGDNHIAPGAVVALVDEIGSAASVSDGHHLKVSVDMSVNFVNLAAAAPGDALRITARALGHKGAYSGTHVLVANAATGQVVAEGRHSLFGKMKIRSNI
- the LOC8086045 gene encoding protein prenyltransferase alpha subunit repeat-containing protein 1, which translates into the protein MELQQEQESAGEHQEGGEEQLAQDLLHAFQRILHDDPLIDEVGFLHPTQFCSLQVEDDDSNSQHPEPHHTRYLWCRDHKLAISAEILPRLYRAARDAYCNARVAPLSPTHLLRHTKALLILCPDLLTAWNSRKMVLSAEYGFTKLKDELQLCALILSYSPKNESTWSHRRWVIKQVAEQHQDMSEIIENESILVKEIAEKSKMNYRAWRHRCWLIPYMTRKQVLDELKKSTRWSELHVADNCFFHYRRSLLLELLESRLGNGEDSLSWESETYLLWKEELRWDEMLIRHYQGRESLWNHRRFLSHWWIQRLLTVEETCLSTMSQVDLFVTQEINLLSECLNDPEDEFDESRVQAELSALYILWISKQVPALKGKLEERLHPISMGRLQDVMERACRPEKRRLWMNLLGLVDQSR